One segment of Bacillus alkalisoli DNA contains the following:
- a CDS encoding YaiI/YqxD family protein, whose product MKIYVDADACPVKDIIISEARNLEIPVILVTSFSHFSNAEQPSGVETIYVDSGADAADYRIVKLVEKGDMIVTQDYGLASLGLAKGVIVLHHKGFTYTNENIDQLLQTRYFSAMARKSGQRTKGPKPFTAEDREQFRDLFKQVISREKLG is encoded by the coding sequence ATGAAAATTTATGTGGATGCAGATGCTTGTCCGGTGAAAGACATTATTATTTCTGAAGCAAGGAATCTTGAAATTCCAGTTATCCTTGTTACAAGCTTTTCTCACTTTTCTAATGCAGAACAGCCATCAGGAGTGGAGACCATTTATGTTGATTCTGGAGCAGATGCAGCAGATTATCGGATTGTGAAGTTGGTGGAAAAAGGAGATATGATTGTGACGCAAGATTATGGTCTTGCATCACTAGGTTTAGCAAAAGGAGTGATCGTCCTCCACCATAAAGGATTTACATATACAAATGAAAACATTGACCAGTTATTACAAACACGTTATTTCAGTGCCATGGCTCGAAAAAGTGGACAGCGAACAAAGGGACCAAAGCCTTTTACAGCAGAAGACCGGGAGCAATTTAGGGATCTTTTTAAACAGGTTATTTCTCGTGAAAAATTAGGCTAA
- a CDS encoding ABC-F family ATP-binding cassette domain-containing protein, whose product MSVLNVQGLSHGFGDRAIFNDVSFRLLKGEHVGLIGANGEGKSTFMNIVTGKLQPDEGKVEWSRKVRVGYLDQHAVLQKGSSIRDALSTAFQYLFDAEAEINELYGKMGDEGADIDALLAEVGELQETLDSNDFYQINAKVEEVARGLGLDGVGLDRDVDDLSGGQRTKVLLAKLLLEKPEILLLDEPTNYLDEQHIEWLKRYLQEYENAFILISHDIPFLNSVVNLIYHMENQELNRYVGDYDNFLNIYEMKKQQLESAFKRQQQEIANLKDFVARNKASVATRNMAMSRQKKLDKMDVIELGKEKPKPEFNFKEARAASRWIFKAEDLVIGYNEPLSRPLNLQMERGQKIAFVGANGIGKSTLLKSILGLIDPISGKVERGEYQHIGYFEQEVKEANYNTCIEEIWSEFPGLNQAEVRAALAKCGLTTKHIESKVEVLSGGEKAKVRLCKILNTETNILIFDEPTNHLDVDAKEELKRALKAYKGSILMVSHEPEFYRDIATDIWNCEDWTTKVF is encoded by the coding sequence ATGAGCGTATTAAACGTACAAGGTTTAAGTCACGGTTTCGGTGATCGTGCGATTTTTAATGACGTGTCCTTCCGACTTTTAAAAGGAGAACACGTTGGATTAATTGGGGCGAATGGTGAAGGTAAGTCTACTTTCATGAATATTGTTACTGGGAAGTTACAACCGGACGAGGGGAAAGTGGAGTGGTCACGAAAAGTACGTGTTGGTTATTTAGATCAACATGCTGTTCTTCAAAAAGGTTCTTCGATACGTGACGCTTTGAGTACAGCTTTTCAATATCTATTTGATGCAGAAGCAGAGATCAATGAGCTTTATGGAAAAATGGGTGATGAAGGTGCTGATATTGATGCACTGCTTGCAGAAGTTGGAGAGCTACAGGAAACGTTAGATAGTAATGATTTCTATCAAATTAATGCAAAAGTAGAGGAAGTTGCTCGTGGTCTAGGATTAGATGGTGTTGGACTTGATCGCGATGTTGATGACCTTAGCGGTGGGCAACGTACGAAAGTATTGCTAGCTAAGCTTTTACTAGAAAAGCCTGAGATTCTATTACTGGACGAGCCTACAAACTATTTAGATGAGCAACATATTGAATGGTTAAAGCGCTATTTACAAGAGTATGAAAATGCATTTATCTTAATTTCGCATGATATTCCATTCTTAAACAGCGTTGTAAACTTGATATATCACATGGAAAACCAAGAGTTAAATCGATATGTTGGTGACTATGATAACTTCTTAAATATTTATGAAATGAAGAAGCAACAACTAGAGTCTGCTTTTAAGCGTCAACAACAAGAAATTGCTAACTTGAAAGATTTCGTTGCTCGTAACAAGGCAAGTGTGGCAACGCGTAATATGGCGATGTCACGTCAGAAGAAACTAGACAAAATGGACGTTATTGAATTAGGAAAAGAAAAGCCAAAACCAGAGTTCAACTTCAAAGAAGCTCGTGCAGCTAGTCGTTGGATTTTCAAGGCGGAGGATCTTGTGATTGGTTACAATGAACCACTTTCTCGCCCTCTTAATTTGCAAATGGAACGAGGACAAAAAATCGCATTCGTTGGTGCAAATGGTATTGGTAAGTCTACTCTTTTAAAAAGTATTCTTGGATTGATTGATCCGATTTCGGGTAAAGTGGAACGTGGTGAGTATCAACACATCGGTTACTTCGAACAGGAAGTGAAAGAAGCCAACTACAACACTTGTATTGAAGAGATTTGGAGCGAGTTCCCAGGTTTAAATCAAGCTGAAGTCCGTGCTGCACTTGCAAAATGTGGATTAACGACGAAACATATCGAAAGTAAAGTCGAAGTCCTTTCTGGTGGGGAAAAAGCGAAAGTTCGTTTGTGTAAAATTTTAAACACAGAAACGAATATATTAATTTTTGACGAGCCTACCAATCACTTGGATGTGGACGCAAAAGAAGAATTAAAACGTGCTTTAAAGGCATATAAAGGAAGTATCTTAATGGTATCCCACGAACCTGAATTCTATCGTGACATTGCGACAGATATTTGGAATTGTGAGGATTGGACGACTAAAGTGTTTTAA
- a CDS encoding type II toxin-antitoxin system prevent-host-death family antitoxin: protein MKVSSTELQNNFGKYLILAAQEDIFITRNGTEIAKLSTVKNCNQVQGTVAREIIQEIAPVYGYGKRATYDEFLQIQQNSDERYEYIDGEIFLLASPKTAHQYSVTKLTVIFSNYFQDSTCTPIVAPYDIELRRTPEQVSIVQPDLMVICDLEDHLDDNDYYKGVPILIVEVISKSTQRKDLIQKLDLYMSCGVKEYWIVNPNNRQVTVYHFEEQNIANFFTYKNNEVIHSYIFDGLLVDMIQIFR, encoded by the coding sequence GTGAAGGTAAGCTCTACAGAATTACAAAATAATTTTGGGAAGTATTTAATTTTAGCTGCTCAGGAGGATATTTTTATTACACGGAACGGAACAGAAATTGCTAAACTGTCGACTGTGAAAAATTGCAATCAAGTTCAAGGAACAGTCGCTAGGGAAATTATTCAAGAAATAGCACCTGTATATGGCTACGGAAAAAGAGCAACTTATGATGAATTTTTACAAATACAACAAAATTCAGATGAAAGATATGAATATATTGATGGGGAGATTTTTTTACTTGCTTCTCCAAAAACTGCACATCAATATTCCGTTACGAAGTTAACTGTCATCTTTTCGAATTATTTTCAAGATTCCACCTGCACTCCTATCGTCGCACCTTACGATATTGAATTAAGAAGAACTCCAGAACAAGTAAGTATTGTTCAGCCTGATCTCATGGTAATTTGTGACTTAGAAGATCATTTAGACGACAACGATTATTATAAAGGGGTTCCGATATTAATCGTAGAAGTAATTTCTAAGAGTACCCAAAGGAAAGACCTTATTCAAAAACTAGATCTCTACATGTCATGTGGGGTTAAGGAATATTGGATTGTAAACCCTAATAATAGGCAAGTAACTGTATATCATTTTGAAGAACAAAATATTGCTAACTTCTTTACTTATAAAAATAATGAAGTGATCCATTCTTATATTTTTGACGGTCTATTGGTCGATATGATACAAATTTTTCGTTGA
- a CDS encoding MFS transporter, with protein MFKQSIWREQNAVLYFSGTILSKIGDKFYIIAIPWLIYELTQSAASMGVMFLVQTLPFIFISPIAGVLADRLPRRTLLISSALLQAVLVGLIPILHMLQVLHIWHIYLLGFLVASLGAVFSVVNATVVPQLFQKEKLIKVNATHQFIDTSSVLFGSVLAGMLIGKIGVYNVLLLDAFSFIPIAVSIVFLKFLTKETPTKMSTNSWEQLRAGANFLYHHSILGPFTLLILIVNIANGALISMLVYFSREKLLLTSDQIGWVYAGAAVAQIVAIAIVNYQGDKKNPIRLMLINIMISGIGIITVAFSWNWQTLLLAVAIQSAPVIMFNVLFKTMRQKLVPTHIFGRVNGLIMMLGLGTLPLAGFLTGILAELVDIRKIFFVLGICSVIATIKFMGLAKVDVEEEEREAV; from the coding sequence ATGTTCAAACAATCGATATGGAGAGAACAGAATGCCGTTCTCTATTTTTCTGGAACGATTCTATCTAAGATAGGGGATAAGTTCTACATTATTGCGATACCATGGCTCATATATGAACTAACACAATCAGCAGCTAGTATGGGTGTTATGTTTCTAGTTCAGACACTACCGTTTATCTTTATTTCTCCTATTGCAGGGGTATTGGCAGACCGATTACCGAGAAGAACGTTACTTATTTCAAGTGCCTTACTGCAAGCGGTGTTAGTAGGACTAATCCCAATTTTACACATGCTACAAGTATTGCACATATGGCACATCTATTTATTAGGGTTTCTCGTGGCAAGTTTAGGGGCAGTTTTCTCTGTGGTGAATGCTACGGTCGTCCCTCAATTATTTCAAAAGGAAAAGTTAATAAAAGTGAATGCAACACACCAGTTCATTGACACATCTTCCGTTCTATTCGGAAGTGTGCTCGCAGGTATGTTAATCGGAAAAATTGGAGTTTACAATGTTCTTTTACTAGATGCCTTTTCCTTTATTCCAATTGCCGTTTCTATTGTATTCTTGAAGTTCTTAACAAAAGAAACGCCAACGAAAATGAGCACGAATTCTTGGGAACAGCTTCGTGCGGGAGCGAATTTCCTCTATCATCATTCGATTTTAGGACCATTCACGCTACTCATTTTAATCGTCAACATTGCCAATGGGGCCCTTATAAGTATGCTTGTCTATTTTTCACGTGAAAAATTGCTTCTTACGTCTGATCAAATCGGCTGGGTGTATGCTGGGGCAGCGGTCGCTCAAATCGTGGCCATTGCTATCGTAAACTACCAAGGAGACAAGAAAAATCCAATTCGTCTCATGTTAATAAATATCATGATAAGCGGGATAGGAATCATTACAGTTGCTTTTAGCTGGAATTGGCAAACACTATTGCTTGCTGTTGCCATTCAAAGTGCACCAGTTATTATGTTCAACGTTCTATTCAAAACAATGCGCCAAAAATTAGTTCCAACGCACATTTTTGGTAGAGTAAACGGACTAATAATGATGCTAGGACTTGGTACACTACCGCTGGCAGGGTTTTTAACTGGTATTCTCGCAGAGTTGGTTGACATTCGAAAAATATTCTTCGTACTGGGCATTTGTTCCGTAATTGCTACCATTAAATTTATGGGGTTAGCAAAGGTAGATGTAGAAGAGGAAGAAAGAGAAGCGGTATAG
- a CDS encoding ABC transporter substrate-binding protein, with product MNERYLTLRAHLKHYSNEVDYEFKLEEVDQIWFCSRKNTKRILRQLEQSNLLAYQPGKGRGNVSKLTYPTSFQQEIERYIEKCINDEQLDLIAQILRLPIPKSWVANSSKEIRELLGFQRNDSDSRDVLHTFKARDITTLDPLKVSISLETHLIEYLGDTLVRYDSEKDCFVPHLAHHFHADETNTVWTFYLRKSVSFHNGEYVTSKDVAYTIDRMKTSSPSYSWLARNIVKVECPHQHKVIMHLDRPNGFFLRYLSAINFCILPANVEFNEYEWIGTGPFRLKERTAHKLVLEAHDTYFKERPLIDEIHFYQVTKDAAKTVYLSGDENATNITPSNHKINDAGIRLLAYNLKRQNIIQQPSFRKAIYHLFDVQKMAQELSMEIKEASSFEIERSKPPNKDAKRIIGLLEEAGYHGEPIHLYHFDNYYAVLEAEWMKKEAKTYGISIHLHPISFWDFSDEGMEDNIDILIMGLALSFDKHLAFSYAFKNKALLFNRMFHPDVEAFIYKKLEDFEFESEKHERDKLMQEMEQYLQKEFALFFLYHPIVTRALDPLIQDVESHSFGHLDFTKLWLPS from the coding sequence ATGAATGAACGTTATTTAACTTTAAGAGCTCACCTTAAGCACTATTCAAATGAAGTAGACTACGAGTTTAAATTGGAAGAGGTAGATCAGATTTGGTTTTGCTCTCGAAAAAATACGAAGCGAATCTTGCGTCAACTTGAACAATCAAATCTTCTCGCCTATCAACCTGGCAAAGGTAGAGGGAACGTCTCAAAGCTTACATATCCAACCTCTTTTCAACAAGAAATCGAGAGATACATAGAGAAGTGTATAAATGATGAGCAGCTAGATTTGATTGCACAAATATTACGTTTGCCAATTCCAAAGAGTTGGGTTGCCAATTCTTCAAAAGAGATTCGCGAACTACTAGGATTTCAACGAAACGATTCCGATTCAAGGGATGTTCTACATACATTTAAAGCGAGAGATATCACAACGCTTGATCCTTTGAAGGTGTCCATATCGTTAGAAACACACCTTATTGAATACTTAGGTGACACACTTGTCCGCTACGATAGCGAAAAGGATTGTTTTGTCCCACACCTAGCCCATCACTTTCATGCAGACGAAACCAATACTGTTTGGACGTTTTACTTGCGTAAGTCCGTTTCCTTTCATAACGGAGAATATGTAACGAGTAAAGATGTTGCTTACACGATTGACCGAATGAAAACAAGCTCACCTTCTTACTCTTGGCTTGCACGTAATATTGTGAAAGTAGAATGTCCACACCAACATAAAGTAATTATGCACCTTGATAGGCCAAACGGATTTTTCTTACGTTATTTATCGGCAATCAACTTTTGCATATTGCCTGCAAATGTAGAATTTAATGAGTACGAGTGGATTGGTACAGGGCCTTTTCGTTTAAAAGAACGGACCGCACATAAACTAGTGTTAGAAGCACATGACACTTACTTTAAGGAACGCCCGTTAATTGATGAGATCCATTTTTACCAGGTAACAAAAGATGCCGCAAAAACGGTTTATTTATCCGGAGATGAAAATGCTACGAACATAACACCTAGCAATCATAAAATCAATGATGCAGGTATTAGATTATTAGCGTACAACTTGAAAAGACAAAACATTATTCAACAACCTTCTTTTCGAAAAGCAATCTATCATCTCTTTGATGTCCAGAAAATGGCTCAAGAGCTAAGCATGGAAATTAAAGAAGCAAGTAGTTTTGAAATCGAACGATCCAAACCTCCGAATAAGGATGCAAAGCGCATTATCGGATTACTTGAAGAAGCAGGTTATCATGGAGAACCAATCCATTTGTATCACTTTGACAATTATTATGCTGTCCTTGAAGCAGAGTGGATGAAAAAAGAAGCGAAAACGTACGGTATTTCTATACACTTACATCCTATCTCTTTCTGGGATTTTTCAGATGAAGGAATGGAGGATAATATTGATATACTCATTATGGGGCTAGCATTGTCGTTTGATAAACACCTTGCTTTCTCCTATGCATTTAAAAACAAAGCATTATTATTTAATCGCATGTTTCATCCTGACGTAGAAGCATTCATTTATAAAAAACTCGAAGATTTCGAGTTTGAGAGTGAAAAACATGAACGGGACAAGCTTATGCAAGAAATGGAGCAATATTTACAAAAAGAGTTCGCACTATTCTTTTTGTACCACCCAATCGTTACACGTGCCCTTGATCCGCTCATCCAAGACGTGGAGTCTCACTCATTTGGACATTTAGATTTTACGAAGTTGTGGTTACCGAGTTAG
- a CDS encoding Fic family protein, translated as MFNQIDGKKALLDANRPLPKYTVKSLREKLLLEWTYNTNAIEGNTLTINETKVVLEGITVGGKTLREHLEVINHRDAITYVEEIVQKGEPLSEWQIKNIHRLVLKGIDDEYAGVYRDQQVFISGANHIPPTPILIKEEMEELMEWYGLEKTKIMHPVTRGAMLHAKFVGIHPFIDGNGRTSRLLLNLELMKNGFPPIVIKVQNRLAYYEALDKAHTQNEYDDFIQLVETEVEDSLDLYLSAIDKRV; from the coding sequence ATGTTCAACCAAATAGATGGGAAGAAGGCACTTCTAGATGCAAATCGACCTTTACCTAAATATACTGTCAAGAGCTTACGTGAGAAGTTATTGCTTGAATGGACATATAATACAAATGCAATAGAAGGTAATACACTAACCATTAATGAAACGAAGGTAGTTCTGGAGGGAATTACGGTTGGTGGTAAAACGTTGCGTGAGCACTTAGAAGTAATTAATCACCGTGATGCTATTACATATGTAGAGGAAATTGTACAAAAGGGAGAACCTTTATCAGAGTGGCAAATTAAGAATATACATCGTCTTGTATTAAAAGGCATTGATGATGAATATGCAGGCGTGTATCGAGATCAGCAAGTGTTTATTTCAGGAGCTAATCATATACCACCAACTCCTATACTCATAAAAGAAGAGATGGAAGAGTTAATGGAATGGTATGGACTTGAAAAAACGAAAATAATGCACCCGGTTACCCGTGGAGCTATGCTACATGCTAAATTTGTTGGTATTCACCCATTTATTGATGGGAACGGAAGAACATCGCGCTTGTTATTAAATTTGGAACTGATGAAAAATGGTTTTCCACCTATCGTAATAAAAGTACAAAATCGCCTAGCTTATTACGAAGCTTTGGATAAAGCACATACACAAAACGAATATGATGACTTTATTCAGTTGGTAGAAACAGAAGTAGAGGATTCATTAGACCTTTATTTAAGTGCTATTGATAAAAGAGTTTAG
- a CDS encoding EamA family transporter: MRVGGLGFVILAAFLWGISGGLGGFLLDMGWDPLVISFYRGAVGLVCILIWFLFQPTRLNKPLLFWSIVAGIGVAGNFIFYFVSISEGSIAVAATLMYTAPIFVLLISFIFRLEQASLFKWLAIGFVMAGVVLLTEVYSIGSDSISMLGLVTGLGAGLSYALFIFGFKYASSHGQPQGILTIAFLVFTTITFLFIDRSEAASVFYTTDFFWMILLGIFGSGLSFFLYVVGLKRTTPTSASIVAMVEPVTASLFGLIVLSELLTVTQLGGMGIILVTVTILSLKQS; this comes from the coding sequence ATGCGTGTTGGTGGGTTAGGATTTGTAATTTTAGCAGCATTTTTATGGGGAATTTCCGGAGGACTAGGCGGCTTTTTATTGGATATGGGTTGGGATCCCTTGGTCATCTCCTTTTATAGGGGAGCAGTGGGTTTAGTATGTATTCTTATTTGGTTCTTGTTCCAGCCGACCCGGTTGAATAAGCCGCTGCTGTTCTGGTCTATTGTTGCAGGTATTGGTGTAGCAGGGAATTTTATATTTTACTTTGTTAGTATCTCAGAGGGCAGTATTGCCGTAGCAGCAACATTGATGTATACTGCGCCCATTTTTGTTCTCCTTATTTCTTTTATTTTCCGTCTTGAACAGGCGTCATTATTTAAATGGCTGGCTATTGGTTTTGTGATGGCTGGAGTGGTATTGCTGACAGAGGTTTACAGTATTGGCTCCGATAGCATCTCGATGCTTGGACTTGTTACAGGATTAGGCGCAGGGTTATCGTATGCATTGTTTATATTTGGTTTTAAATATGCATCCAGCCATGGGCAGCCGCAAGGAATTTTAACGATTGCATTCCTTGTCTTTACAACAATAACTTTTCTTTTCATTGACCGCAGTGAAGCAGCTTCCGTCTTTTACACAACTGACTTTTTTTGGATGATTCTTTTAGGGATTTTCGGATCAGGCTTGTCATTCTTCTTGTATGTAGTTGGGTTGAAACGAACAACACCGACTTCAGCTTCCATCGTTGCAATGGTGGAACCAGTCACTGCATCCCTTTTTGGATTAATTGTTCTGAGTGAACTGCTTACAGTAACCCAGCTTGGAGGTATGGGAATTATCTTGGTGACAGTGACCATCTTAAGTTTGAAGCAGAGTTGA
- the mgrA gene encoding L-glyceraldehyde 3-phosphate reductase — MGYQPNEQRYESMVYNRCGKSGIKLPALSLGLWHNFGGEDVFENGRSLIRKAFDLGITHFDLANNYGPPPGSAEENFGKILRQDFEGFRDEMIISTKAGYGMWPGPYGDWGSKKYLVSSLDQSLNRMGLEYVDIFYHHRPDPETPLEETMMALDHIVKQGKALYVGISNYGIEETKQAIHILRELGTPLLIHQPAYSMFNRWVEDGLTSLLQEEGAGCIAFVPLSQGLLTNRYIKGIPEDSRASKVNSFLNRDDITEEVIQKVQKLNEVAQQRSQSLAQMAIAWVLREQMVTSCLIGASKVSQLEENVATLNNLEFSSEELQLIDNILNPD, encoded by the coding sequence ATGGGATATCAACCGAATGAGCAAAGATATGAATCAATGGTTTATAATCGATGTGGTAAATCTGGTATTAAACTACCAGCTCTTTCATTGGGATTATGGCATAACTTTGGTGGAGAAGATGTCTTTGAAAATGGACGTTCTCTCATTAGAAAAGCATTTGATTTGGGGATTACGCACTTTGATCTTGCAAATAATTACGGGCCTCCACCTGGATCGGCAGAAGAAAATTTCGGGAAAATACTTCGTCAAGATTTTGAAGGGTTTAGAGACGAAATGATAATTTCTACAAAAGCAGGTTATGGAATGTGGCCGGGTCCATATGGTGATTGGGGATCAAAGAAGTACTTAGTTTCAAGTCTTGATCAAAGCTTAAATAGAATGGGATTGGAATATGTTGATATTTTTTATCATCACAGACCGGATCCAGAAACACCGCTTGAAGAAACAATGATGGCCCTTGATCATATCGTCAAGCAAGGTAAGGCCCTTTACGTGGGAATTTCTAATTATGGAATAGAGGAAACAAAGCAGGCTATCCATATTTTAAGAGAATTAGGGACTCCGTTACTTATTCATCAGCCCGCTTATTCCATGTTTAATCGCTGGGTTGAGGATGGGTTAACTTCACTGCTGCAAGAGGAAGGGGCAGGTTGTATTGCTTTTGTTCCACTTTCTCAAGGGTTGTTAACAAATCGATATATAAAGGGTATTCCTGAAGATTCACGTGCATCTAAAGTAAATAGCTTTTTAAATCGTGATGATATTACAGAAGAAGTCATTCAAAAAGTACAAAAATTAAACGAAGTAGCGCAACAGCGTAGTCAATCCCTTGCGCAAATGGCAATTGCATGGGTACTTCGTGAGCAAATGGTTACTTCTTGTTTAATAGGCGCAAGTAAAGTAAGCCAACTTGAAGAGAATGTAGCCACTCTTAATAATCTTGAATTTAGTTCAGAAGAATTACAGTTAATTGATAACATATTAAACCCCGATTAA
- a CDS encoding transposase — translation MLKEKDMQLSIYSLLYFKIPENHILKLVHDAVDFSFINELLESTYCKYYGRPAKEPELMVKLLVLQYLYKLSDERVIEDASLNLAYMYFLGINPDEELPDPSLLSKFRKQRLQDVTLDDIIVAFVRQCVEKGIIKNTGVSIDSTHTEANTFKATVERVMKRLSKKIFKTLEKELEDVPSEINREIPDYKEIEDHKQAKQTMKTFLEETISTVETHIDSTTIPE, via the coding sequence ATGCTTAAAGAAAAAGATATGCAGTTAAGCATCTACTCCCTATTATACTTCAAAATTCCAGAAAACCATATACTCAAATTAGTACACGATGCCGTAGATTTTAGTTTTATTAATGAACTATTAGAAAGTACATATTGTAAATACTATGGTAGGCCTGCAAAAGAACCAGAGTTAATGGTTAAATTACTGGTACTTCAGTACCTTTATAAGCTTTCAGATGAGCGAGTTATTGAAGATGCGTCTCTCAATTTGGCATACATGTATTTTTTAGGCATTAATCCTGATGAAGAATTGCCCGATCCTAGTTTACTCTCTAAATTCCGAAAACAACGATTACAGGACGTTACATTAGATGATATCATCGTCGCATTTGTTCGCCAATGTGTGGAAAAAGGTATTATCAAAAATACTGGTGTAAGTATTGATAGTACTCACACAGAAGCAAACACGTTCAAAGCAACGGTAGAAAGAGTCATGAAACGTCTATCTAAGAAAATCTTTAAAACTTTAGAAAAAGAACTCGAAGATGTTCCAAGTGAAATTAATCGAGAGATTCCTGATTACAAAGAGATAGAAGACCATAAACAAGCAAAGCAAACAATGAAGACGTTTCTAGAAGAAACGATTTCTACAGTAGAAACACATATCGATTCGACAACTATTCCCGAA
- a CDS encoding helix-turn-helix domain-containing protein, which produces MEKFTYETVKSYQSFASLEEMNEEIRRFLYRYKSTLSNGAIKVIQYIARHSCKVIGVSFSKNQTIASALNLGVRTVTRSIKKFVDFGLLKKIHTVRENGKQGVNILVIQPFSTKMTMYVTTLIKLKRN; this is translated from the coding sequence ATGGAAAAGTTTACATACGAAACAGTGAAAAGCTATCAAAGTTTTGCTAGTTTGGAAGAAATGAATGAGGAGATTCGGCGTTTTTTATATAGATATAAGTCAACTTTGTCAAACGGAGCGATTAAGGTGATTCAGTATATCGCGAGGCATTCTTGTAAAGTTATAGGTGTTTCTTTTTCTAAAAACCAAACAATTGCATCTGCATTAAATTTAGGTGTTCGTACTGTAACACGATCGATCAAAAAATTCGTGGATTTTGGGCTTCTTAAAAAAATTCATACTGTGCGTGAAAACGGCAAGCAAGGGGTGAACATACTTGTCATTCAACCTTTTTCCACTAAGATGACCATGTATGTGACCACCCTAATAAAACTGAAAAGAAACTAG
- a CDS encoding DUF4238 domain-containing protein has product MGKSIVKNQHYVPQRYLRKFAVAQKKINKNNYRFNIFDKEKQESRENQNVENYASERYFYDVDFHKLLEEAKAEGITIEDGIEDLTDKVDKQHLENVFATKVETTMFDPFENIITKYTLTPANMYTKVQVVPEEDKAIIAYYLAIQFVRTKEYREKIIQMYEKGTKLLLRKGLKNEIDSEFLESLEIKLKENRINLIHNEQLIDTELLESFAQVFLKHIWIFAVNETENLFYTSDNPLVFYGHKEHQGLGSKGVEIIFPITPKLALVMREVEHFQRDIPLYNRFIHIPKEYINFYNELQVIQSYKYIFSKGENLRLALELMEKHPELKDINRNRFLMG; this is encoded by the coding sequence ATGGGGAAATCAATTGTAAAGAATCAGCATTATGTTCCTCAAAGATACCTAAGAAAATTTGCAGTTGCTCAAAAAAAGATAAATAAAAATAATTACCGCTTCAATATTTTTGATAAAGAAAAGCAAGAATCAAGAGAAAATCAGAATGTGGAGAATTATGCCTCTGAACGATACTTTTATGATGTAGACTTCCATAAACTTCTTGAAGAGGCAAAAGCGGAAGGGATTACTATTGAAGACGGAATTGAGGATTTGACCGATAAAGTAGATAAACAGCATTTAGAAAATGTATTTGCAACAAAAGTTGAAACCACAATGTTTGACCCCTTTGAAAATATCATTACAAAATATACATTAACACCAGCAAATATGTATACAAAAGTACAAGTAGTACCTGAGGAAGACAAGGCAATAATTGCCTACTATTTGGCAATCCAATTTGTAAGGACAAAAGAGTACCGAGAAAAGATAATTCAAATGTATGAAAAAGGTACAAAGCTATTACTTAGGAAGGGTTTAAAAAATGAAATTGATTCTGAATTTCTGGAAAGTTTAGAAATAAAGTTGAAAGAAAATAGGATTAATTTAATTCATAATGAGCAGTTAATAGACACAGAATTATTAGAATCATTTGCTCAGGTATTTTTAAAACATATATGGATTTTTGCTGTTAACGAAACAGAAAACTTATTTTATACATCCGATAATCCATTAGTTTTTTATGGTCATAAAGAACATCAAGGGCTAGGTAGTAAAGGTGTAGAAATAATTTTCCCAATTACACCAAAATTAGCGTTAGTGATGAGAGAAGTTGAACATTTCCAAAGAGATATACCGTTATACAATAGATTTATTCATATTCCTAAAGAATACATAAATTTCTATAATGAGCTTCAAGTAATTCAATCCTATAAGTATATTTTCTCAAAAGGCGAAAATTTACGTTTGGCTTTAGAGCTGATGGAAAAACATCCAGAACTTAAGGATATTAATAGGAATAGGTTTCTGATGGGATAA